The window aattataaCACTTACCTAACTTGTCAATATATAagcttttacaaaatattaaacaaaagcaATAATTTTCTATTTCAATTGAAACCTGAGGGCAGTTTTCTCCTGTCAAATGTACTATTTAATTTGATATACAAACATAAAGGTTCCCAACACCGTGTGTGTCGATGTTATTGATCTTTTAGACAAATATAAAATCTGGTGTTATTCACCTAGGCTATCTAATCGTCATATGATGTTTTCTTTATTGATATACGATACTAGTAAATGACAAAAACACTCTTTTCTCCTCTAGTAAATAAAATGTAATTCAAACTTTTAATttcatgtaaataaaatttacCTGGGAATTCACAGAAATGGATTCTTCTTTTCTCTAACTCTGGGttgttttttctgttgtatttgaTAGTAGAACACCCAGGGTGTGTCTGTTGATATTTACGGGGCTTGTCTTCGTCTCTTGTTGATACTGAGAGTGGAATGGGGGTAAAGGCTAATGGCATTGATGTCATAGGTGTACGAGACTGTGGCCTAACGAATCCTGGATACGGCGGTGGTGGTGTTCTTCTGAGAGACTGTTCTTGACTAGGACTGCCTGGCTGCGAGTTTGGAGGAGTTGGCGGTAGAAACACTGgaacacagtgtggtggggtctGAGTTGGAGTATAGGATTTAGCTGTTGTCAAACTTTTATTTAAGCTGGCTTGTGGAACATACTGAACGCCAGATACGGGCGAAGTCATCACAACGTTTTGCTGACGAGAAACTTGAAGACTGTTTGGTCTAGAATTTACAGGGCTATTCATGGACCTGTCAATAGCACAACTTGACGTTATCGGTTCTGGCTTAATagtcaaattttcaaaacttgaacTTCTTGCGTTTTCAAACTGGCATGAAGATTTGTACGATGGGTCTGGCTGTTCAATTTTAACCCGTTGTAAATCACACTCGCTGCCGCTGTCAGATTCGGAATAATTTTCAATGTCAATACTGTCTCTTATATCCTCCCATAGAGAATCAACTGTTTTCTTAGATTGGTCCTGTAAACAATGTTCAGAAAGAGTCGGAAACTGAGACATTATTCCGTTTCCTCCCATCACTGTCGCAGTCATGTCAAAATAACTACCTTCTGGTTTACTACCTAGAGTACCATCGTGTACGTTGTTTAATTTGGTCTTTTTCAGTGGTGATTGGCCGAAGTAATCGTCGATTAACGAAGAACTTTCTCGTCTCTCATGAGATTTCCCTTGAAGAATACTTGTCTTCATGTAAGACATATCTCTGTTTGCATACAGCATGTTCATGCGTTGTTTTGCGGTGAGCAGTTCGGGAGCATTCTTGTCATCCTGAAAGAACTCGTCCACAAGTGACGAGCTCTCCCGGCGAGGCTTCTTGTCTGAATAGCCGTCTAAGGATGCAAAAAAGTTATCCAGATCTTTTGCCTAAAAGGATTTAAAAATACTATTACAGAAAAGATATTGATACGTTTATTCATTGGTTTAAAAATCTATGGTTTATTTATTCATGTACGCAAGTATACGTTAAAA of the Mytilus galloprovincialis chromosome 8, xbMytGall1.hap1.1, whole genome shotgun sequence genome contains:
- the LOC143084984 gene encoding uncharacterized protein LOC143084984 — protein: MATVDLDLTGQQEFFDDQIVPDQDDCFLPPSDIVPPPQFNAKDLDNFFASLDGYSDKKPRRESSSLVDEFFQDDKNAPELLTAKQRMNMLYANRDMSYMKTSILQGKSHERRESSSLIDDYFGQSPLKKTKLNNVHDGTLGSKPEGSYFDMTATVMGGNGIMSQFPTLSEHCLQDQSKKTVDSLWEDIRDSIDIENYSESDSGSECDLQRVKIEQPDPSYKSSCQFENARSSSFENLTIKPEPITSSCAIDRSMNSPVNSRPNSLQVSRQQNVVMTSPVSGVQYVPQASLNKSLTTAKSYTPTQTPPHCVPVFLPPTPPNSQPGSPSQEQSLRRTPPPPYPGFVRPQSRTPMTSMPLAFTPIPLSVSTRDEDKPRKYQQTHPGCSTIKYNRKNNPELEKRRIHFCEFPGCRKAYTKSSHLKAHQRIHTGEKPYTCHFPSCQWRFARSDELTRHIRKHTGAKPFKCKVCDRCFARSDHLALHMKRHEPKK